The proteins below come from a single Mus musculus strain C57BL/6J chromosome 5, GRCm38.p6 C57BL/6J genomic window:
- the Hcar2 gene encoding hydroxycarboxylic acid receptor 2, with amino-acid sequence MSKSDHFLVINGKNCCVFRDENIAKVLPPVLGLEFVFGLLGNGLALWIFCFHLKSWKSSRIFLFNLAVADFLLIICLPFLTDNYVHNWDWRFGGIPCRVMLFMLAMNRQGSIIFLTVVAVDRYFRVVHPHHFLNKISNRTAAIISCFLWGLTIGLTVHLLYTNMMTKNGEAYLCSSFSICYNFRWHDAMFLLEFFLPLAIILFCSGRIIWSLRQRQMDRHAKIKRAINFIMVVAIVFIICFLPSVAVRIRIFWLLYKYNVRNCDIYSSVDLAFFTTLSFTYMNSMLDPVVYYFSSPSFPNFFSTCINRCLRKKTLGEPDNNRSTSVELTGDPSTTRSIPGALMADPSEPGSPPYLASTSR; translated from the coding sequence ATGAGCAAGTCAGACCATTTTCTAGTGATAAACGGCAAGAACTGCTGTGTGTTCCGAGATGAAAACATCGCCAAGGTCTTGCCACCGGTGTtggggctggaatttgtgttcggACTCCTGGGCAATGGCCTTGCCTTGTGGATTTTCTGTTTCCACCTCAAGTCCTGGAAATCCAGCCGGATTTTCTTGTTCAACTTGGCCGTGGCTGACTTTCTCCTGATCATCTGCCTGCCGTTCCTGACGGACAACTATGTCCATAACTGGGACTGGAGGTTCGGAGGCATCCCCTGCCGTGTGATGCTCTTCATGTTGGCTATGAACCGACAGGGCAGCATCATCTTCCTCACCGTGGTGGCTGTGGACCGCTACTTCCGGGTGGTCCATCCACACCACTTCTTGAACAAGATCTCCAACCGGACGGCGGCCATCATTTCTTGCTTCTTGTGGGGTCTCACCATCGGCCTGACTGTCCACCTCCTCTATACAAACATGATGACCAAAAATGGCGAGGCATATCTGTGTAGCAGCTTCAGCATCTGTTACAACTTCAGGTGGCACGATGCTATGTTCCTCTTGGAATTCTTCTTGCCCCTGGCCATCATCTTGTTCTGCTCAGGCAGGATCatctggagcctgaggcagagacagatggacagacatgcCAAGATCAAGAGGGCCATCAACTTCATCATGGTGGTGGCTATTGTATTCATCATTTGCTTCCTACCCAGTGTGGCTGTGCGCATCCgcatcttctggcttctctacAAATATAACGTACGCAACTGTGACATCTACTCCTCGGTGGACCTGGCTTTCTTTACCACCCTTAGCTTTACCTACATGAACAGCATGCTGGACCCTGTGGTCTactatttctccagcccatcTTTCCCCAACTTCTTCTCCACGTGTATCAACCGCTGCCTTCGAAAGAAAACATTGGGTGAACCCGATAATAACCGAAGCACTAGTGTGGAGCTCACGGGGGACCCCAGCACAACCAGAAGTATTCCAGGGGCGCTAATGGCTGACCCCAGTGAGCCAGGCAGCCCCCCTTATCTGGCTTCCACATCTCGTTAA